One Alnus glutinosa chromosome 13, dhAlnGlut1.1, whole genome shotgun sequence genomic window, CCAAACAACAATCTCAACCCAATCAGATGGATAGTTACTCACCAAACACTCACTCATAAGAGACCTCCAAATCCTTTTACTGAAACTACATTCAAAGAAAAGGTGGCTTTGACTCTCCGTGGAAGCTCTGCAAAAAAGACATAAGCTATCACCAACAAGACTCCATCCACACATCTTCTCTCGGGTAGTAATAGCTTTATGGAAAGCTaaccaaagaaagaaagcatGCCTGGGAATAGCAGAAGCAAACCAAACAATGTTATACCAATCAACCACGGTATATGAATTATTAGTATGTGAATTATTAGTGAATAGTATGCATGGTTTTGCTCCATCTGCAATTGACCATaggaatcattttttttttttttttaagctcaaATCCACTTTTGTTTTAATTGTAAAAGTTCACTAATAAGTACCTATTAACTGTTTTTTTGGTTGCGTAATCCATATTGGAAGCAATCTCTGAAATTTTGGATTGACTTTTACATAGTTTGGATATAAAATCATGGTTTgatattaaaatttgaattcaagTTCGATATGCATTTGTTAGAACTTCTTTAGCCAACCTTTTGCTTACAATTTTATTGCAGCACCATTCAAATATTCCAGAATGAGAACATAGTGATATATGATGACAAATGGTTATTGAAAAATGGGATGCAATAAAAGATTAAGATAAAATGTCTCACACACTTACAATTGTAaaatcatctatatatataacttgaacAAGTAAAGATTAGAGAATTTATTATTACAGCAACATGAAAAACTTACAATGCATAACTGTTTCATATTATGGAAAGCTTCAATGCCCATACCCTCAACTCCTACTTGAACTTCCTGAGCAAGCGAACAATTTTGACCATGACGAACACAGCAATCTTGTCTTTCAAATTATCAAAGCTTCGAAAGTAAGCATGTCTCCATGATGTTTTGATTATCAATGTGCCACAAACTCCCCAAAAACCGACAATAAACCCCGCTACCATGCTAATGTAGAACGAGATCGACTCAATTccccttccttttttgttgGCTACGCTAGGTTTAGTTTCATCTTCTAAACACTTGGTCGAAAGAGGAGGCCCACAGAGTAAAGAGTTACCTTCGTAGATAGAAGAGTCATTCAGTGTTTGAAGTTGATTCCCATTTGGAATTTTCCCAGACAAGTTGTTGAATGACAAATTCAAGTGACTTAAGAAGGTCAAAGAAGACAAGCCTTCAGGGATAGGACCAGAAAGCTCATTCATTGAGAGATCAAATGATTCTAACATGTGTAAATCCCCAATTTTTTCTGGAATTCTTCCAATAAGATGATTCATTGATAAATTCAAGTTGACCAATCTTAAGAGGCTTGTTATATTTCCAGGTATTTCTCCGGATAAATTATTATTCGAAAGGTCTATGGAATGGACAAGACCAATAATAGAACTACCATATAGATATTCTCTTCCTTTAGAAACTAGCAGCATTTCCTCACCAAGGTTAACATCATTATTTCCATCATAACTGAAGTTTCCTAAACATTGAGGGATTGCTCCTGAAAAATCATTATGTGCAAGGTCTAGGATCTGAAGACTTGAAATTAGACATAATTGATGTGGTATGTTCCCGTGAAACAAGTTGGACCGTAGGCTTAACCTCAATAAAGACGATAAACTTTCTCCTATCCATGCTGGAAGTTTTCCAGAGAACTTGTTTCCTCCAAGATCAAGGATT contains:
- the LOC133853736 gene encoding receptor-like protein EIX2; amino-acid sequence: MNHLIGRIPEKIGDLHMLESFDLSMNELSGPIPEGLSSLTFLSHLNLSFNNLSGKIPNGNQLQTLNDSSIYEGNSLLCGPPLSTKCLEDETKPSVANKKGRGIESISFYISMVAGFIVGFWGVCGTLIIKTSWRHAYFRSFDNLKDKIAVFVMVKIVRLLRKFK